In Helianthus annuus cultivar XRQ/B chromosome 3, HanXRQr2.0-SUNRISE, whole genome shotgun sequence, a single window of DNA contains:
- the LOC110887035 gene encoding uncharacterized protein LOC110887035 has protein sequence MSGWGNFFNVFDNEANQGSYDNNEDNKAGMFDLNAPFDPILASDAGQDSWGLDAIQPNYVVYYPSQHPVNFEALPVSFGPPTDSSQSPPISDGPPEGPNADQERSEFQNKEKFASMDELVEWCRDVGRVNGYALVTKRTIYDKQGSGQPLKIWLTCDCAGEYKSTATVRRSGTRKTGCKFQLIGPYKKRLGDWELKVDEAKHNHEPFLYPEGHPSLMRLTPSEERTVEQMTHQNIKPRDILAAIKDQNPHNVSTRNTIYNARAKLGRMEQVGETPMQILFDRLGKVGFVFYHRTSQNGERVEDVFFIHSESNMLWRAFPHVLLIDATYKMNRYKMPLVQIIGVTSTLMSFCIAHAFVSNEKQENFTWVLQRLKHSLDSVMEPCVIVTDRDRALMNACATVFPRARHSLCRWHIQQNIFKHCRKSFKTDDKWERFLYKWGELITSTTDHDYNYWYERIRSNLPRKKTDEIMKYLDSIWLQPYRDRFVSFWSDQHLNFDQRTTNRAEGQHALLKQYLGDSNYTLEKVVPLIDKLIRKQVTEIKGIIETSRSRTLGHHNKPIFNLLLKKVSHACLELISDEIKEIEKLMLYNRTCACRLYTSCGLPCACRLEPYTTNGEMIPLELIDPFWRKLNLDSIVEPSKVDSFDLDGEFALLKQHLSAQPRELKKNLIQKMKDLVQFNKTKLKQPVVQKNTRGRPTLKAQQQRKADSFTEPSRHSFFTTQDQYSDSQDGFGTQESAIEPTRHSSFVESQSYCTETPMFFGEIAKGAKNSKTKNKVAKSKEEPPDLPLLPVGQVNMFLHYQKFIPPCFYPHLSHIQNVQGDGNCGFRSIAVGLSLKEWQWPFIQQNLHDECNRFHDFWKNINDVQYQQVLESLVWSDQIVGAPEHKWLQMPFTGILIANRWNLICLLLSDLGCASLFPMFTTAEESILHRTVALVHVNRNHFIHVRLEGEYPMPTPSGYWRQPTRNTPAKSWYHYYKERIDQYNTIVDEYRTSDYIDIGML, from the exons ATGTCGGGTTGGGGTAACTTTTTTAATGTGTTTGATAACGAGGCGAATCAGGGGAGTTATGATAACAATGAAGATAACAAAGCGGGCATGTTTGATCTGAATGCTCCGTTCGATCCCATTCTTGCGTCGGATGCAGGTCAGGATAGTTGGGGTTTGGATGCAATTCAGCCTAATTATGTTGTTTATTATCCATCGCAACACCCGGTTAATTTTGAAGCCCTTCCTGTTAGTTTTGGACCACCGACTGATAGTTCTCAGTCTCCTCCCATAAGTGATGGACCGCCGGAGGGTCCAAATGCTGACCAGGAACGTAGTGAGTTTCAAAACAAGGAG AAATTCGCTAGCATGGATGAATTGGTAGAGTGGTGTAGAGACGTTGGACGCGTAAATGGCTACGCCCTCGTCACCAAACGCACCATCTACGATAAACAGGGTAGCGGTCAGCCGTTAAAAATCTGGCTTACTTGCGATTGTGCCGGCGAGTACAAATCAACAGCCACGGTCAGACGCAGCGGGACCAGGAAAACCGGTTGCAAGTTCCAATTGATCGGGCCATACAAAAAGAGGTTAGGTGATTGGGAACTAAAGGTTGATGAAGCTAAACATAACCACGAACCATTTCTGTATCCAGAGGGTCATCCGTCCCTAATGAGGCTGACTCCATCAGAAGAGAGGACGGTGGAGCAAATGACGCATCAGAACATAAAACCACGAGACATTCTTGCTGCCATTAAAGACCAGAACCCCCATAATGTCTCAACAAGAAACACCATATACAACGCTCGGGCCAAATTGGGTCGAATGGAACAAGTCGGCGAGACTCCAATGCAGATACTTTTCGACCGGTTGGGGAAGGTTGGGTTTGTTTTTTACCATAGAACATCTCAAAACGGCGAACGGGTCGAGGATGTTTTCTTCATCCACTCGGAGTCGAACATGTTGTGGCGCGCCTTCCCGCATGTGTTGCTTATAGACGCCACCTACAAGATGAATCGGTACAAAATGCCGCTAGTCCAGATTATCGGCGTTACAtccacgttgatgtcgttttgcaTTGCTCATGCGTTCGTAAGCAACGAGAAACAGGAAAACTTCACATGGGTTCTACAGAGGTTGAAACACTCATTAGACAGTGTTATGGAACCCTGTGTAATAGTAACGGATAGAGATCGCGCCCTAATGAACGCATGTGCAACCGTGTTTCCCAGGGCTAGACATTCATTGTGTAGGTGGCACATACAGCAAAACATCTTCAAACATTGCAGGAAAAGCTTTAAAACAGACGATAAATGGGAAAGGTTTCTTTACAAGTGGGGCGAGCTAATTACCTCAACGACCGATCATGACTACAACTACTGGTACGAGCGAATACGATCAAACTTGCCACGCAAAAAAACCGACG AGATTATGAAGTATTTGGATTCAATCTGGTTACAACCATATAGAGACCGGTTTGTTTCGTTCTGGAGCGACCAACATCTGAACTTCGATCAACGTACAACGAACAGGGCAGAGGGTCaacatgcccttttgaagcagTACCTAGGCGACTCTAATTACACCCTAGAGAAAGTGGTACCACTTATCGATAAGCTCATAAGAAAGCAGGTGACAGAAATCAAAGGCATCATTGAAACAAGCAGGAGCCGAACATTGGGTCATCATAACAAACCAATATTTAATCTCCTACTAAAGAAGGTTTCACATGCCTGCCTAGAGTTGATATCAGACGAAATAAAGGAAATAGAAAAGTTAATGTTATATAACCGTACATGCGCGTGCCGTTTGTATACAAGTTGTGGGTTGCCGTGCGCGTGTCGGTTGGAACCGTATACAACGAATG GTGAAATGATCCCGTTGGAGTTGATAGACCCTTTTTGGAGAAAGTTAAATTTGGACTCCATAGTGGAACCAAGCAAGGTGGACTCTTTCGACTTAGACGGCGAATTTGCGCTTCTCAAACAACATTTAAGTGCTCAGCCGAGAGAACTCAAGAAAAACTTGATTCAAAAGATGAAGGATTTGGTACAATTCAATAAGACGAAGCTTAAACAACCAGTTGTGCAAAAAAACACACGGGGTCGTCCAACTTTAAAAGCTCAGCAACAAAGGAAGGCTGATTCGTTTACGGAGCCTTCTAGACACAGCTTTTTTACAACGCAGGACCAGTATAGTGATTCACAAGATGGGTTTGGCACACAAGAGTCAGCGATCGAACCTACCAGGCACAGCTCGTTTGTCGAGTCACAAAGTTATTGTACTGAAACACCTATGTTCTTCGGCGAGATTGCGAAAGGCGCTAAGAATTCGAAAACGAAAAACAAGGTCGCAAAATCCAAGGAAGAGCCACCAGATTTACCTTTGCTGCCTGTCGGACAAGTTAATATGTTCTTGCACTACCAAAAGTTCATTCCACCGTGCTTCTATCCACACCTCAGTCACATACAAAATGTGCAGGGTGATGGTAATTGTGGGTTTCGATCTATAGCGGTCGGCTTATCGCTTAAAGAGTGGCAGTGGCCATTCATACAGCAGAATCTTCATGATGAGTGCAACCGGTTCCACGATTTTTGGAAAAACATAAATGACGTTCAGTATCAACAAGTTCTGGAATCATTAGTTTGGTCCGACCAAATAGTCGGAGCACCTGAACATAAGTGGCTACAAATGCCATTCACGGGGATTCTGATAGCAAACCGGTGGAATCTCATTTGTCTCTTATTAAGTGACCTTGGTTGTGCTTCACTTTTTCCCATGTTCACAACAGCCGAAGAAAGTATTCTGCATCGAACAGTCGCGCTTGTACATGTAAACAGGAACCATTTTATTCACGTCAGATTAGAAGGGGAATATCCAATGCCAACCCCATCAGGATACTGGCGACAACCGACACGGAATACGCCAGCAAAAAGTTGGTATCACTATTACAAGGAACGTATTGACCAATATAATACGATCGTTGATGAATATAGGACCAGTGATTACATAGATATAGGGATGTTGTGA